CGTCTGCAGCCCTCGGCTAATTCATGGCAAACCCTTGTCAGCCGCGGCTTTGCAGCGTTTTCCGTTGCTTCATTTGCGTGGCGAACAGGCCAGCCGCTGGTTCGATTGGGCGGGCGTGTTTCGCGGGTTTGGAGTGACCAGCCCGCCTCCGCCGGGGCAGTTGCGGTTCGATAACTACACCTTGCTGATCCAGGCGGCGATTGCTGGGCAGGGGATGGCGATTGGCTGGGGGCATCTGGTGGATGGGTTGGTGGAGCAAGGGTTGTTGTGCCGCCCTTTGGAGGGGAGTTTGCGGTCCAAGCGGGGGTATTACGCGGTGCTGCCGCCGCGCAAGCGGCGGGGGGCGCTGATCGAGCGGTTCGTGGACTGGCTGGAGCAGGAGCGGGGGCTGTGATGGGGGCTGCTGAGCAGCCCATCGCCGGCAAGCCGGCTCCCACAGGTTCACCACAGGCTTTGAAAGCGCTGTAGGAGCCGGCTTGCCGGCGATGAGGCCTCAGGATACGAAGTTCAGATGCTCGCCCCGGTGCAGCCCCAGCTCCAGCATGTCGACCATCCCCGCCGCCACCCCGGCCAAGCGCCGCAGTGGCGCATCCAGCTCCGGCTCCACCGTGCCGCTGGCCGTGCGAAAGTGCTCCATGCCCATGCCAGGCCAATCCGCTGGCGCATTGATCAGCGTCCAGTGCAAGGCACTGCGCTGCAGCGCATCGACCACCTGGTCCGCCCCGACGCGCTGTTCATCACTGTAGCGGCCTGGCGTATCCAGCACGGCAAAATCGCCCACCAGCAATAGCTGGCGTATAGTCGTGCGGCCAAGCCCGGCAATCAGCGCTTCGCTCATGCGCCATTGGGCCGGCAGGTCTCCGGGCGCCAGCGCAGACAGCAGGGCGATTACCGCCGAGCCGCCTGCGGCGCCCTGCTCCGCCTGGTCAGCACTCGCCAGCCCGCCTATCTTGAAATGCAGACCGGGACGCGGGGCATGGCGATTGAGGTCGTCGACCACCGCCGTGACCTCATGCTGGCGCGACAGCAGCTCGACCATCAGGGCACTGCCCAGGCTGCT
The Pseudomonas sp. KU43P genome window above contains:
- a CDS encoding NAD(P)-dependent oxidoreductase: MKNAETPVFKLVLFGAESSLGSALMVELLSRQHEVTAVVDDLNRHAPRPGLHFKIGGLASADQAEQGAAGGSAVIALLSALAPGDLPAQWRMSEALIAGLGRTTIRQLLLVGDFAVLDTPGRYSDEQRVGADQVVDALQRSALHWTLINAPADWPGMGMEHFRTASGTVEPELDAPLRRLAGVAAGMVDMLELGLHRGEHLNFVS